From Pandoraea vervacti, the proteins below share one genomic window:
- a CDS encoding LysR family transcriptional regulator, with protein sequence MALSRLNARQLETFLAIADCGSIARAADRVCLTPSAVSQLLGELEREVGFRLFDRTTRRVSLTVAGADFLSAASAAMTQLYAAERSARNIRERASGVIRVGAPLVLCAAVLPDAIAAYRDLHPNVSVRPSDVEVEKLVPSVADAQIDIALGPNQPLGERVSATPLFDSPWVVWCSPQHALARYDVVPWEALREASVVATGRDHEYSVTRMLSDQPDSQRVLPVEIVENVTTAFGLARAGLSVTLAPDYVKGFARSQGLVMRRTGKPETIRQICLYYSKERALSPAAAGFHDFLVHWVGDWYKALAQ encoded by the coding sequence ATGGCACTGAGCCGACTGAATGCCCGACAGCTTGAGACGTTCCTCGCGATTGCCGATTGCGGGAGCATTGCGCGAGCCGCCGACCGGGTCTGTCTGACACCGTCGGCCGTCAGTCAGTTGCTCGGTGAGCTGGAGCGTGAAGTCGGTTTCCGGCTCTTCGATCGGACCACGCGGCGTGTCTCGCTCACGGTGGCCGGTGCAGACTTTCTATCGGCTGCGTCGGCCGCCATGACGCAACTCTACGCGGCGGAGCGTTCGGCTCGGAACATCCGGGAGCGGGCGTCAGGCGTTATTCGCGTCGGCGCGCCGCTCGTGCTGTGTGCCGCCGTCCTGCCCGATGCCATTGCCGCGTACCGCGATCTGCATCCGAACGTGAGCGTGCGGCCGTCGGACGTCGAAGTCGAAAAACTTGTGCCATCCGTTGCCGACGCGCAGATCGACATTGCGCTAGGCCCCAATCAACCGCTGGGCGAACGGGTGAGCGCCACGCCTCTGTTCGACAGCCCATGGGTGGTCTGGTGTTCGCCGCAACACGCGCTCGCGCGTTACGACGTCGTGCCGTGGGAGGCGTTGCGCGAAGCGTCCGTGGTGGCCACCGGACGCGACCACGAGTACAGCGTGACGCGCATGCTGAGCGACCAGCCGGACAGCCAGCGCGTGTTGCCCGTCGAGATCGTCGAGAACGTGACCACCGCGTTCGGACTGGCACGTGCGGGCCTTTCCGTCACGCTCGCGCCGGATTACGTTAAGGGCTTCGCGCGCAGCCAGGGTCTGGTGATGCGCCGAACCGGAAAACCGGAGACGATCCGGCAAATCTGTCTCTATTACTCGAAAGAACGTGCGCTATCGCCGGCCGCCGCCGGATTTCACGATTTCCTTGTGCACTGGGTCGGCGACTGGTACAAGGCGCTGGCGCAATGA
- a CDS encoding class II aldolase/adducin family protein, whose translation MTTISALPAFASLKRPDDIDDSEWAARCELAACYRVFDYLGWTELIYNHITLRLSSANPPAFLINPFGLHYSEVTPLNLVKVDGAGNILGDSRYPINPAGFTVHAALHNGLPGAHCVMHTHTTAGVAVACSAAGLRSDNFYSAQLQARVAYHDFEGVTVDPEEGPRLIRSIDGRKAVILRNHGLLSWGGSVPEALTYLWTLNRACEIQLATSMMGPSLTIAPDITEKCARDALQFDPAFGAGRDVFEALVRVAFRAQC comes from the coding sequence ATGACAACGATTTCTGCATTGCCCGCATTCGCTTCGCTCAAGCGACCAGACGATATCGACGACAGCGAATGGGCCGCACGATGTGAGCTGGCCGCCTGCTACCGGGTGTTCGATTACCTCGGCTGGACGGAACTGATCTACAACCACATCACGCTTCGTTTAAGCAGTGCCAACCCGCCCGCGTTCCTGATCAATCCCTTCGGGTTGCATTACTCTGAAGTTACGCCGCTCAATCTCGTTAAAGTCGACGGCGCGGGCAATATCCTCGGGGATAGCCGATACCCGATCAATCCGGCCGGATTCACGGTGCATGCAGCGCTGCACAACGGTTTGCCCGGGGCGCACTGTGTCATGCACACCCATACGACGGCGGGCGTTGCCGTCGCGTGTTCCGCAGCCGGATTGCGCAGCGACAACTTCTACAGCGCGCAATTGCAGGCGCGCGTGGCGTACCACGATTTCGAAGGTGTCACCGTCGATCCGGAGGAGGGGCCGAGACTGATTCGCAGCATCGACGGGCGAAAGGCGGTGATTCTGCGCAATCACGGTCTGCTTTCCTGGGGCGGCAGCGTACCCGAAGCGTTGACTTATCTCTGGACGCTGAACCGCGCCTGTGAAATCCAGCTGGCAACCAGCATGATGGGACCGTCATTGACGATCGCCCCCGACATTACGGAAAAATGCGCGCGCGATGCGCTGCAATTCGATCCGGCTTTCGGTGCCGGGCGCGACGTCTTCGAAGCGCTCGTGCGGGTTGCTTTCCGGGCGCAGTGCTAA